Part of the Geodermatophilus obscurus DSM 43160 genome is shown below.
TCCGCCGCGGCCCCGTCCCGGGTCCCGGCCCCCTGCAGGGTCCGCCGCGAGCTTGCGAGCGGTGGGGGCAGGGGGTCCTTGCAGAGGGGTGGGTAGGACGGGGTCCTTCCTCAGGCGCCGCGGCGCCGCCAGCGGCCGGGCACCGGTGCCGGCGGGGTCGCGGCGGCTACGCGCAGGGCACGCCGGCGGGCGTACCAGGCCAGGCCCACGACCGCGGCGCCCACGCTCATGGCCGCACCGGTGACCACCGGCGCGGACGGGACCGGAAAGCGCGACCCCATGGTCACCGGCCAGGTGAACTCGAGCACCGGCCAGCCGTGCTCGGTCGCGGCCTTCCGCAGCGCCCGGTCGGGGTTGACCGCCGTCGGGTGCCCCACGGCCTTGAGCATCGGCAGGTCAGTGATCGAGTCGCTGTAGGCGTAGCAGTCGGCCAGGTCGTAGCCGCTCTCCGCGGCCACCTCCCGGACGGCGACCGCCTTGTTCGCCCCATAGGCGTAGAAGTCGATCTCGCCGGTGTAGTGGCCGTCGACGGTCACCATGCGCGTGGCCACCACGCGGTCGACGCCGAGCATCTCGCCGATCGGCTCGACCATCTCCGCCCCGCTGCTGGAGACGATGACGATCTCCCGGCCGGCCGCCCGGTGCTCCTCGATCAGGTCGGCCGCCTCGGCGTACACCATCGGCTCGACGATGTCGTGCAGCGTCTCGCGCACGATCTCGTGGACCGTGGCGACGTCCCACCCGGTGCACATCTCGGTGATCTGCGCCCGCATGCGCTCCATCTGCGGCGCGTCGGCGCCGGCGAGGGAGAAGACGAACTGCGCGTAGGCGCCCTTGAGGACGGCGCGCCGGTTGATCAGCCCGCCCTGGAAGAACGGACGGCCGAAGGCCAGGGTGCTGGACTTGGCGATGACGGTCTTGTCCAGGTCGAAGAACGCCGCTGCGCGGGTCACGGTTCACGACTGTAGGTGTGCCGGACGACTGTGACGTGGCGCACGAACGCGTCCACACCCGTTCGGGTCGTCCACAGATCCCGGCCGCCCCTCGCGCCCCGTCCGTTCCCGGGCTGGGCTGGCGGGCGTGTCCGCGTTCCGGTCCCCGCCCACCCGCCTGCTCGTCGCCAGCGCCGACGAGGAGCTGCTCGACGACCTGCTGAGGCTGCTCGCCGCCGCGGGCACCGAACCCGAGGTCGCCACGGCCGGTCCGGCGTTGCGCCGCGCCCACCGGGAGGCACCCCTGGTGCTGCTGGGTGCCGACGTCCTGACCTCCGCGCCGGTACGGGGCCTGCCCCGCCGTGCCGGCGTCGTGGTCGTGGCACCGGGGGAGCTGCCCGCCCCGGTCTGGGCGGCCGCGGTGGAGCAGGGCGCCGAGCGGGTCGCTGTGCTGCCCGCGGACGAGGGCTGGCTGGTGTCCCGGGTGGCCTCGGCGCTGCGCCGTCCGGTCGACCGCGGCCGGCTCGTCGCCGTCGGCGGGAGCTGCGGCGGCGCCGGGGTGAGCACGCTGGCGGCGGCGCTCGCGCTGGCCGCCGCACCCGGCTCGGACGGCGTACTGCTGGTCGACACCGACGGGTGGGGCGGTGGGCTGGACCTGCTGCTCGGCGCCGAGCGGGACGAGGGCCTGCGCTGGCCGGAGCTCGCCGGGCTGCGCGGCCGGGTGGCCGGCGACGCGCTCATGGCCGCGCTACCCGAGGTCGCTGGCGTCTCGGTGCTCGCGGCCTCGCGGTCAGCGCCCGGGGAGGTCCCGGCGGAGGCGCTGACCGCCGTGGTCGAGGCGGCGCGCGCGGGTGGCCGGCCGGTGGTGGTCGACCTGCCCCGCACGGCGGGCGCCGAGGCGACCGCCGCCGTGCTCGCCGAGGCCGACCTCGCGGTGCTCGTCGTCCCGGCCCGCCTGCTGGTCGAGCCCGCCGGAGCGGGCCGGTCCGTGCCGTGGTCCGCGGCGCAGCTGGTGGTGCGCCCGGTGCCCGGCGGGCTGTCCACCGACGAGGTCGCCGACGTCGTGGGTCGGCCGGTGCTGGGGGAGCTGGGTACCGACCGCAGCGCGCTGCCCCGCGGAGAGCAGGGCCGGCCACCGCAGGTGGGCGCGCGCTCGCCGCTGGGTGCGCTGTCCCGCCGGCTGCTCGCCGAGCTGGCCCGGGTGGACGGCGCGG
Proteins encoded:
- the ssd gene encoding septum site-determining protein Ssd gives rise to the protein MSAFRSPPTRLLVASADEELLDDLLRLLAAAGTEPEVATAGPALRRAHREAPLVLLGADVLTSAPVRGLPRRAGVVVVAPGELPAPVWAAAVEQGAERVAVLPADEGWLVSRVASALRRPVDRGRLVAVGGSCGGAGVSTLAAALALAAAPGSDGVLLVDTDGWGGGLDLLLGAERDEGLRWPELAGLRGRVAGDALMAALPEVAGVSVLAASRSAPGEVPAEALTAVVEAARAGGRPVVVDLPRTAGAEATAAVLAEADLAVLVVPARLLVEPAGAGRSVPWSAAQLVVRPVPGGLSTDEVADVVGRPVLGELGTDRSALPRGEQGRPPQVGARSPLGALSRRLLAELARVDGAAA
- a CDS encoding HAD family hydrolase, which translates into the protein MTRAAAFFDLDKTVIAKSSTLAFGRPFFQGGLINRRAVLKGAYAQFVFSLAGADAPQMERMRAQITEMCTGWDVATVHEIVRETLHDIVEPMVYAEAADLIEEHRAAGREIVIVSSSGAEMVEPIGEMLGVDRVVATRMVTVDGHYTGEIDFYAYGANKAVAVREVAAESGYDLADCYAYSDSITDLPMLKAVGHPTAVNPDRALRKAATEHGWPVLEFTWPVTMGSRFPVPSAPVVTGAAMSVGAAVVGLAWYARRRALRVAAATPPAPVPGRWRRRGA